From the genome of Aspergillus chevalieri M1 DNA, chromosome 8, nearly complete sequence, one region includes:
- a CDS encoding putative C6 transcription factor (COG:S;~EggNog:ENOG410PI62;~InterPro:IPR036864,IPR007219,IPR001138;~PFAM:PF00172;~TransMembrane:1 (o581-601i);~go_function: GO:0000981 - DNA-binding transcription factor activity, RNA polymerase II-specific [Evidence IEA];~go_function: GO:0003677 - DNA binding [Evidence IEA];~go_function: GO:0008270 - zinc ion binding [Evidence IEA];~go_process: GO:0006351 - transcription, DNA-templated [Evidence IEA];~go_process: GO:0006355 - regulation of transcription, DNA-templated [Evidence IEA]): MSDRGLNPAHADPSYTTDRSPTPATAAGSDEQQARKRTARACDSCYKRKIKCDAAVPQCNWCSHHNIPCTFERVIQRRRKDRGNGPGPQKTARLSERLSRIEKLLMENFSGESPPGGSPTNSGPSLMEEVVTTPPDHAPASSSVALHFAGRQFGVNSLITGIPFLLPEGQQWVEQRTGQSIAFEKLSPARPPWEKQRALNSSALLMSLQTQNPFELPSQSVVDIYFDLYRGALMRLIFPVLDFVLFRETIKAAYQPQSSSRFYRPASARACIFSFIALASILHPPGLNQTPAHVPPVDSEAFAVKAQCLLPQVLQESASLDGLQTAVMLAVFDLVTGNLRSANYFVSLAARFIYMLGAHTYSHQPTTSPAAGPESPEDRIQRHLRNVFWLCYIIDKDIALRTGQPVALSDENCDLTLPPGYVEQQYMVVPHPQDGQNLPNHPLFPVDLRLGIIKSRAYSSLYSFKAHQKTDAELLKEIRELDDELERWRMSVPVEWRPTLSFSHERPDPTVSMHSVMLRLNYHLCMTIIHQASSRCKAWAMGQGQGAMTEGVRSSLALSVEASRSTLLYLETAEHVLMDGVFWHLIFYPMSALLAIFCSVLQTPSDPQATKDLALLRAAMGMMERVFLRQLSSVNEVIHIRLVADFVSELHRLAKCAVEKALDERYA, from the exons ATGTCTGATAGAGGTTTAAACCCCGCCCACGCTGACCCGTCATACACAACGGATCGGTCCCCCACGCCGGCCACTGCGGCAGGGTCCGACGAGCAGCAGGCCCGCAAGCGCACTGCAAGGGCCTGCGATAGTTGCTATAAGAGAAAG ATTAAATGTGATGCGGCTGTTCCGCAATGTAACTGGTGCAGTCATCATAATATCCCGTGTACTTTTGAGAGGGTTATACAACGACGGAGGAAAGATCGGGGGAATGGTCCTGG ACCGCAGAAAACGGCCCGCTTGTCGGAGCGGCTGAGCAGGATCGAAAAGCTCCTAATGGAGAATTTCTCAGGTGAATCAC CACCTGGAGGGTCTCCCACCAACTCCGGGCCTAGCTTGATGGAGGAAGTGGTGACCACGCCTCCCGATCACGCGCCGGCATCATCGTCCGTGGCACTGCATTTCGCCGGCCGCCAGTTCGGAGTTAATAGCCTGATCACCGGCATTCCGTTCTTACTTCCCGAGGGTCAGCAGTGGGTTGAGCAGCGGACGGGTCAGAGCATTGCATTCGAGAAATTGAGTCCCGCCAGACCACCATGGGAAAAGCAGCGAGCGCTGAACTCCAGCGCGCTGTTGATGAGTCTGCAGACGCAGAACCCTTTTGAGTTGCCCAGCCAATCGGTTGTCGATATTTACTTTGACTTGTATCGGGGTGCGTTGATGCGGCTCATCTTTCCGGTTTTGgactttgttctgtttcgaGAGACGATCAAGGCGGCTTATCAGCCGCAGAGCTCTAGTCGCTTTTATAGGCCAGCTAGTGCGAGGGCGTGtattttttctttcattGCGCTTGCTTCAATATTGCATCCCCCGGGGTTGAATCAGACACCAGCACATGTACCACCGGTTGACAGTGAGGCGTTCGCGGTCAAGGCACAATGTTTACTGCCGCAAGTTCTTCAGGAGTCTGCTAGTCTGGATGGGTTGCAGACAGCGGTTATGCTG GCCGTATTCGATCTTGTGACAGGAAACCTACGTTCTGCAAACTACTTTGTTTCTCTCGCAGCTCGCTTTATATACATGCTAGGCGCACATACTTATTCCCACCAACCCACCACGTCTCCAGCCGCAGGGCCAGAAAGTCCCGAGGACAGAATACAACGGCACCTTCGGAACGTGTTTTGGCTTTGTTATATTATTGACAAAGATATCGCCCTACGAACCGGTCAACCAGTTGCGCTTTCGGATGAAAACTGCGATCTTACGCTGCCTCCCGGCTATGTAGAGCAGCAGTACATGGTTGTTCCACATCCGCAAGACGGTCAGAATTTACCTAATCACCCACTCTTCCCTGTCGATCTTCGACTAGGTATTATTAAGTCCCGAGCATATAGCTCGTTATACTCCTTCAAGGCACACCAGAAAACGGACGCGGAGCTTTTGAAGGAAATCCGCGAACTGGACGATGAGCTCGAGCGGTGGAGAATGTCTGTTCCTGTGGAGTGGAGGCCGACCTTGTCGTTCTCCCATGAACGGCCAGACCCGACTGTCAGCATGCATTCGGTGATGCTACGGTTGAACTACCATCTATGCATGACGATTATCCACCAGGCTAGTAGCCGGTGCAAAGCCTGGGCCATGGGCCAGGGTCAAGGTGCGATGACAGAAGGGGTACGATCGAGCTTAGCTCTATCCGTCGAGGCCAGTCGCTCGACGCTGTTATATCTTGAGACAGCAGAGCACGTCCTCATGGACGGTGTATTTTG GCACCTGATTTTCTACCCCATGTCCGCCCTCCTCGCGATCTTCTGCAGCGTCCTGCAAACCCCCTCCGACCCGCAAGCCACAAAAGATCTCGCCTTATTGCGTGCCGCAATGGGGATGATGGAGCGGGTGTTTCTGCGACAGCTCTCTTCGGTAAATGAGGTAATTCATATTAGGCTTGTTGCGGATTTTGTTTCAGAGTTGCATCGGTTGGCGAAGTGTGCGGTTGAAAAGGCGTTGGATGAACGGTATGCTTAA